The Ictidomys tridecemlineatus isolate mIctTri1 chromosome 1, mIctTri1.hap1, whole genome shotgun sequence DNA window CATCAGGAGGTTGTTCAGCGTTATTTTTGTTGCAATTGTGGTAACGATGCTCTCTCCAGCTGTCTACCATCTAAGTGAATCTGAAGTCTCTGCCTTCCGGTCCTGTCTTTTGATACAACCAGCCACACTGCAGCGCTGTACACCGCTGTTCTTACTTGGTATATTTAAAACAGGAAAAGTTTGTTGTCAAAATGCATATACATTTTAGGCTTTACAAAGAGGTGTACATTTCCACGCCCTTGCTGCGGCGCTTTGTGCAATAAGGTCCCAATGAAGATAAGGGGTGGGGGTTGAATTGGGGACCTAAGCAGAAAGTGTCAAATTTCCATACATTAAGATTTCTGTGCTCATTGGATTCAGATGTTCGTTCATTGAACAGATTTTATTGAACAACTCCTAAGAGCCAGATTTGGTTCAAAGTACTGTCAacatagcaataaataaaacagatgagGCCCATACCTTCATGGAGTTCGTTTCTGGTGTGGGGTGATAAAGACAATAAGTAAAACCTATTAAATGCTGGTACTACGGGGAAGAGTCGAGCAAAGAGAGGGTTGGGGGTGTagattgttttataaatatggGGGTAAGCGAAGGTTTCACTGAGGAGATGGTCATTGCACAAAGATCTGAAGGGGATGAAGGAGTGAGCACTGTGGATATGAGACTGGAGAAAAGCATTCCAGGTAGATAAAAAGGTAGGTGCAAAGGCCCTCAGCGGGGAACATACTTGGCAAACATGAACTTTGTGGTCAGAAATTAGGTGGGAGAGAACATGGGCGTGGTAGGCCTGTAAGTTAGAGTACTACTTACCTGAAGTCTGAAaccaaattttagaaaatgtactCACAGATTTATTTTGCATTGAAAAATAAACCCAGAATTTCCATCTTCCAAGATTATAGAAAAGTTTGATAAAGCTCTGATGTTTGAAAAGTTTTCCCATACACCCATCATTTTCTTCCCCTTATGTGTTCCtgcttcttctccttcccttttcttagCTGTGTATGGGCTAAGAAATAGTTTTTGTTTATAGAAGTTTAAATGAACATAACTAAGCCatcagtggttaaaaaaaaaagtcaaagggaaAAATTCTCGAATATCTACTTACATTGTTTAGAAAAACACAAATCATCTGTAAAAAAGTGTTAAAGAACTGCATTTTCaggactgggaaaaaaaaaaaaaaagacctagcTGTCGAGGGAGTGTGTTGAACATGCTGAAATTACTACATGGAATTTGAATACCAATCTTTTTTAAACAGACTGTTGAACTGAGCAAATCTTGAGAGAATCAATAATTCATTGTCTTTTGAACATTATGTTTATCAACATGTAAAATACAACAACTGGAGAAAAGGGGAACAGAAAATTAAACACAACTGTTGTAAAACCTGCTTGGGAAACAAACATAATAGGGATTCCCAAAGTAGTCCTTCAGAATAAACACTGACTGTCAATAACTTCCAAGAAGTAGATGAAGTCAGACTTTCTCAAACTTGGCACTAGTAACATTTgggctggataattctttgttgtgggaaGCTGTCCAGTACATTCTAGGCTCTCTAAGCAGCATTCTTGTGTTCGTCCACTAGATGGCAGAAGTACCCCACAATTGTGATTCCtggccctcccccccccccccccaagcaacaacaacaaaacccttctGACCTTGTCAAAGCCCTCTGGGAAGCAAAATCCTCACCTCTCactacccccaccccaccagggTTGAGAATCCCTGCTGTAAATAATACCatcatttatatttctaattaaaaataattatacctccTGCAAGTGATCTGAGGCAGACTTCAGGTCAGAGAGGAAAAATGAATACAGATCAAGAGATGTTGGGCATATATTGATATTTAGGAGGAAGGGGCCTGAGTAAAAGTGGAGGTTTCAAGGAGTATGTCCTTTAGCATGGAACTTCAGGGTGGAAGTGGTTGCCATCACATTTGGTCTTGTTGGAGCAAGGCACATAGCTGTGGCCACAGGCTGATGATGGtggttatggtttgaatatggtttgtgaGTATGTCCCCAGTGTGGTGATGTTAACAGGTGGTGGAAGCTTCAAGAGGTAGTGCCTAGTGAGAGGTTGTAAAAATgacccctcttccctctctgacTTCCTGTCTGGCTGTGTGATTGCTTCCTTATCTGTGCACTCCATCATATCATACACCATGACATGGTACTGTTTTTTTGGGGAGAGGACCTTGTTAGAGCCTATGCTATACTATTTGaattttcagcctccaaaactgtgagctaagtagatctattttctttataacttacctagcctcaaatattttgtcatagtaacagaaaatggatgAATAGAGTAGGTAATACTAGTTGGAGGAGGCTATAGGGTAGACTGATTCCCGAAGCAATTCATGAGAATGAAATACACTGGTGGCTAGAGTGGTCCACAATGGACTGGATCCTACAGTAAAAGCAATTAGCAAAGGCCTAGGCTTGGGCACCTCAGGAGTCAATCTAAATAAGAGTACCAACTGAGGATCTGTCAGTCATTTATTTGGAAGTAATAAGTTCCTAAAATTCAGTTGCCAACTTATTCAGAATTCTTGGTAATGCCTAGAGGTGCTCATGTATAAGTTTGTCAGTAGTATTTTCAATACAAAAGAGCACCTATGTTTCAGGATTTGCTATGTGTTGTTTTTCCTCTGGAAAACATCCGGACTGTATCACACTGTAGTATTATTCAGCACCGAGAAGTGCAAATACCTCTTCCAGAATtgagaagaatgagaaagagaggTGCTGTTGAGTTAACAAAAAGACATTATCTAAGTGTGCTACTTGGAAATGGTCAAACCTACCTTGAACAACATATTATGCAATCCAGAGATTTGTTTTGCATCAGTGAGCTCTGCTTTCAAATTGTTTTACAtccttttcatatttcttgattTAGATCAATAGATTATTAGTAAGTAACTTAAATAGTGCTTCAAATAAAATGGCATAGAACAAGAGAAACTCCCTGGGACAATTTGATAGTAAATTAAATCTGAAATATGGATAAAGTCCACTTTTAATTATGTACCTGTTTCTTTGACTAGATCATAAGCTGCATGAGGTTCAGGAAAAGCATTTGCTTGTTCACCTTAGTATTTTTggtattgtaagggtccggcggagcgtcggagaaagagaccacacacaagagactgacttcatgcaattgcaaggggaagttttattgaaccagcatgctggggctcaaggctcactcaggaagggagagcagcccagagcccagagcagaggtcaagaggagcttaagtacactttttggagagggtggggggctttgcatacatcagaacaaatcatcatgaggcgtgggaaaattgaacaacatctctgagtcaggattagtacatacattggcagAAACaacctgggcaggggtgattggtcatttctaagcggggtacaaatttaaactgattggttttggagcctagagGCTTACGTGCCATGTtacctggagcccttagctattaaacaaccagggaatcaatggagatatttactgggcagttccagcattgtcctaacagctacagagactACAGGTTCCGAGggtagcagaagaattttaacaatacctagtctttactttttagcccaggccttgccatttagagaccttacaatgcccggtcttttacactttaactcagacttttgcagcttagaaattttacctttacagtatATATTACTATAAACTACTTGTTGATAAAACGAATTAATTAAACATGTTGTGTATGCAAGTTCAGTGTCTTTACTTGCTACCAATCTGCTCGgtaaacttttattttactaaatagcATTCACACAAATGTTGTCTCCCTCCcccctcacacacatacacacaccacacacacacacacacacacaccacacacacacacacacaccacacactcacacacacacacacacacaaatattctgTTTCACCATTTTCTAAATACAATTTAAGTCTGTTTAAGGTTATATTAGGTTTTGagtaattgtttaaaaattacatCATTACAATGAATTACACAGAATGTTTCTGAAAGCAGCAAACAGAATAGATGATTATAGTACCTATTAacctaaaagagaataaaatgtgaaagtGGCTGATATTCAGTGCCTAAGGACCATGTCCCACAGTTTTCTCAGAACCAGCAGCCAGGCTCAGGGCCCGCTCATAGTAATCCAgggcttcatttatttttcctttcaatttgTAGACAAAACTAACAAGGCTCAGGCCTTCCAGGTCAAATGCATTTCTCTGAAGTTTCTTTAAGGCCAATTTCTCCAAAGACTTCATACTTTGATTCCTTGAATgtgattctttttctgtttttattgcttttaagtAATGCCTAATTGCATCAACTTCAGACTTCTTTTGAAATTCCTGAAATTGGCCATAGTAGAAATGTGCATCTACCAGTACTTGATCCTCATCTGTTTCCATCACTAACAATTTTTGATAGCTGTCTTCAGCTTTTCTGTAATCCTTTGCTTCAACATACATACGTGCCAAGTGCAGAAGAGCAAGAGCAAATGTGGGCTTTTGTTGCAGAgcaaattcaaaatgaaatatgaCTAATCTTACTATTCTGTCCACATGTTCTCTATCCTGCATGTTTTTAGCTTGCTTTATTTGGAACAGTTTTGCTCTGTAGCAAAGCCCCATCTGGTGATGCAGGAAGGCAGAGTTGGGTGTTGCCCGCAAGGCCTTTGCCAAGAACTGAATAGCTTTATCCACACAGCCTTTTCTTCGGTAAAACTTGCTCGCATATCGAAAGACATAGGTCTGGGAGGAGGTATTGTTCAGAGCTTCCTCAATGTAGTGTTCTCCCTCAGTTTCCTGTCCTATATCCTGGAGCTTCAGGGCAAGGAGAACCTTAACATATGTATTATCTGGATTTAGCTGGACAGCCTTTCTCAGGGGGCCAAGAGAAATTACATTATTGTAATTCAGGCGGTAGACAGTGATGGCAAACCCCGCATAGAATTCAGGGTTTTCAGGCTCCACTCTCAGAGCCCTTTCAAAGCAGGCCTTGGCCCgctcataatttttttccccacacttCAGCAAGGCCCATCCTTCCTCACATTCTATCTCAGGAGACTCCAGTCTGTAGTGGGAGGGACTTGCGAACTTCTTGCAAGTGTCCTCCACCTTGTCCAGGTAAGTCTGGGCTTCTGCCAATCTGCCCATGTGGTGATACACCCAGGCACAGTTGCCCCAGGTCACCAGGCTCCTCAGGTCTGCCTGGTCTGCGTGCTCCCTCTGGACCAAGTCTTCAGCTTCTCTCAAGCTCTGCAGGGCTTTCTCATCCTGGCCTTTCACATGCTTCACATAGGCCAGGAGGTTGTGAATCCCCACATTGTTTTTCATGTCTAGGAACTCAATCTGTTCCAAGATCCTGCTTTCTAAATTCGGTATTTCACTGTCTTCAAATTGCAGATCCCACGTGAAGTGACATCTCAACTGCCACAGCCTGTCCTGGATCTCATCGGTGTTCTCACTGTGAAACCAAAGCAGATTTTACTTTTTGAGTAAGGAACAGTCATAAGAAAAAGCCCAATAAAACATCCTGTTCAATTTTAGTTCTTATTCTGAAAGTGTCACATTTTAGAGTtccctggattttaaaaaatacaggaacAATGAATGTAATTTGTGTGGCTTTCTAAGGTGTTTACAGCCCTCTCTAGGCAAGTAACCCCTGTGTTCTTCAAGGTCACATTTGCAAACCTGTGATAACATTAACACTTGTCATGCTAGGCTCCAAGAGGATTCATAAGTCTACATATGGAaattattaaagtttattttatgctatataaAACTTCTTATTTAACTGAAAACAACAGAGACCAGTTAGAAAGGCAGAACTCCAGTAAACATTATTGACTTCAGGACTGCACTGTGCATGGTATTCAACCAATGAAGATGactgaaatgagaaaatatttgacagtTTTTTTCCCTTCACTTTTTACTTGGAAATAATGATAGGTTCACAAAAGTTGTGAACTTAGTACAGAGATACAATGTATCTTTCACCCAGTTTCTCTCAATGATAAGTTACACAGCTATAGTACAAAATCAACACTACAAAATTGACATGGCACAACAATGAGTTTAGGTAACTTGGCTATTTTTTCATGAGTAAACCTCTAGAACCGCCACCTTGATCAAGGTACAGAATCACCTCATCACCACAACATCACCTCATGATACCCCTCTACAGTCACACCTGCGGCCTTCCATTATATTGTTGAGTTGACATAATTACAGACATGAAGAAATTGTTCTTCATGTCTGTAATTAATTATGTCAACTCAACAATATAATGGAAGCTTGGTTCAGTGCTGCAcagctgtaattccagctacctaGGAGACTGAGTCAgaaagataacaagttcaagTCCGTCCCGGGCAAcgtagtgagatcctgtctccatatAACTTAAAAAGGGCAGAGGGTGCAGCTTAATGATcaaatgcttgcctaacatgcatcaggccctggatttaatccccagcatttcccaaatgtcatttaaatGGATAATGTCATAGAAAGGGGTGGTTCAACACATGAAAATCGTTAATGTAATATACTGTTTTAATCAACTGttgtgtcactgtgactaaaagacctgacaaaaacaatatagagaagaaaaagtttatttggagctgcAGGAAGGCAGAGTTGGGTATTGTggaaggacataaaatcaatatgTAAAATTCAGTTGTGTttctatatataataaaaatccaaaaacaaatgaaaaaaaattgcactTGCGATaacatagaaaagaataaaataccttGAAAAAAATTACCTAAGGTGATAAAAgacttgtacactgaaaactacaaaatgggccagatgtggtggctcacacctgtaaacccagctacttgggaatctAAGGCAGGTAGgtggatcacaggttcaaggccactttgggcaacttagtgagaccttgtctcaacatataaaataaatagggctggggatatagttttgattttaaaacttactacaaaTCTACAGAAATCAAAACATTCTGGTATGGGCATCAAGACCATATGAAAGACCATAGAGATATATAGACCACTGGAAGAGAATGGAAAGTAGAGCAATGTAAGAGAATAGAGATCCCCAAAATAAATCCTTGAATATATGGTTGTATTAGTCAGCTCAAGctgtcataacaaaatatcatcaTCAACTAGGTAgtgtaaacaacagaaattcattttctcacagttctggaagctagaaTTCCCACATCAAGGTGCATGCCTTTATGGATCAAAAACCTAAAAGTGAGACTAAAACTATAAGCTTTGTAAAGAGAACATGAGGGAATAGTTTCATGACATTGCATTTGATAATGCTTTCTTGGCTTTGATCCCAAAATCACAGGAAatgagagagtgagggggggggtgggaggcagaggcaggctggactttattaaaattaagaacttttgtTTATCAAAGTACACCATTGACAGAGATAACACAACTCCCagaatgatagaaaatatttgcaatcacTATATGAAATGAGATGCATATTCAGCATGTGTAACAACCTCCCATAACTCACCAACAAAACCACAAGAGACCCATTTCACAAATGGGCAAAGACCCTGAAGAGACATTATCCAAGGAAGAGTTACAAAGGGCCAGAAATTACAAGAAAATATGCTCAGCATCCTTAGTCGCTTGAAGAACACAAATCAAAGCCACAAAGAGATCCAACCTCTTACCTGTAACTGAGcaataaaaaaggggggggggaaggaataTAGCCAGTGAAttgtgaggatgtagagaaattggatccctcatacattgctgggtgagaatgtaaaatggtagagTTGTTATGGAAAAGGGTTTGGCAGTCCCTCAGTAAGTTAAATTTACAATTGCCATATGATTCACTacagaatataaattttttaattgaattacaCATCAGAATATATgctcaaaataattgaaaacatcacttgtatatgtatattcattctcagcaccatttacGATAGCCAAAAGGTTAAAACTATGCAAATGTTCAttaattgatgaatggataaataaaaagttatatacccacaaaattgaaaaaattgtagCCATGAAAAGCAATGAACTGTTCACACCTGATATAACACAGGTGAACATGAAAAACATTGGGGTAAATGAAGGAAGCCAACCGTGAGtaccctgttttgttttttatttttgtaggtgGGAGGGCAGTGGTTTGAGAGGGCTCTCATGATAGTGTCTACAAACTCTAGTCCTGCTCTGAGGAGACTTCAGGCATTTGTTCATGGATGTTTGCAGTGTGTCTTACAGGGGTACATCTATATTTGGGTGGACAGTCCAATGCCTGACTATCTGATCCATGACCAGGTGCCCCCTTATAGCAAATCTGTAGACACTGGCAAAATCCATAGTGGCTGTTTTTCTGGCTTTGTCCTCTTCATTCACACCTGAGTATATACTCTCTGAGGCAGCTCTGACCTGGAAAGAAGTGAACTGCAGGTTTGTTACCCAGGTGAAACACAAGAGGGCAACTCAAACAACATATGAAATAACAGAAGAAGTCCACCACTTATAAATCCCAGAGAAAAGAGGGCAAGATGCCTTTCAGGGACAATAGGAAGTAGGGAGCTTCAGGGACATTGATGCTCAACCAGTGGGTGGGgaccaagagagaaagaatatcACCAGGCTCTTCTCATACGGGCCCAATCCTTTATTAGGGTCCAAGACATCACTCAGGTGGCAATCCTGCAGAGAGTTCTAATTGGTGGGCTTAGAGCAAGCTGGTTCCAGTTCTATGGGATCATGGTGTCAGTGAGAGCTGGACACTGTGGCATATCTGCCCAGTCTGGGAAGGGCTTAGGGGTCAGTAGGATGAATCTCCTAAGGAATTAATTATTGACCGGTCCCAAAGGGAGGTCCCACAAAACTGGTTACCAGGAGAAATTTGCAGAAGGCAGATGTCTGGATCAGTCACCCTGAGGAGCTGGGAGGTAGTAAAGAACTGGGAGCTGTGTCAAGAGGAACTTCACTCAGCTTCCACATGAGAAAGGTCAACTCGTCTTCAAAGTGGAGGCTGAAGGCAACATAAAATTGAAAGAATCCATTCCAGCCACATATTATATGTGTCCATTCATATGACAGAGCCAAACAGGCAAATGcagagacacagaaagcagacgaaagtttgctggggcctgaGCGAGGCCGAGTAGGAAGTAACAATGTGTACGAGGTGTCTTCTCATAGTTATTAGATGTCCTTGAACTACGTGGTGGTGATGATGCTCACACAACATGGTGAAGGTGCTAAATACCAGTGAATTTTAGagtttgaaaagttaaaaatgacaaattttatcTTACATGTTATATTATCCTAATAAAAAAAACTCATGCTGCTAACCtaaatagaaattttacaaattatataacttaaatattatatatgacatatataattttttcctagCATAGGTTAAAATTAACGTTGAATCATCAAAATGTAGCAACATATTAGGATGCCACCTGAAGTGATGTCATGCAAACCCACTGTAATTCTATGGGAAACTTCAGTTTAATAGTTTAATAAACAGACTTAttcatatccaaactctacttcttATTGTCTGTGTAATCACTACATTTCAAGATCTAAGATTCCATATTGCAAAGTCATAATATAGGTACCTGCCTCATTGTTTTTTtatgattaaatataataatttatattatactgTTGGAAGCCAGACTAGCACTTAATAAGCATTCAGGGAGTGATAACTATTTTTGCAATGTTTATGCTTAATTGGTTATTTTAGGTAGTGACTAATCTGTTTTTGCAGGAGGGTTGATCATAGACCTGTGGTTGTGtgatttctggaaatttttcCCCTCCCAACTTTTTCCCAGTGGAACTCTGAGGGGACATTTGCAAGTTAATGTTAACTGATGATTTTTTATCTGCTGATCACAGGAGTTACTTGATTCAGGACTCAGTTGGGACCATAGAGAAATTCCCATTGGGCCCTTCTGGTAAGGAAGATGTGAATGTTCTTAAGCACGGCAGGGACTGGAGGTCACAGGAAACGTGATGTGCTCACCTTCAGTCTAGTCAGAGCTTCATCAGAGCTGGCCCCTCAGAAGGTGAGTTGAGGAGTCTCCAGAGGAAGGCCATGAGCCTCTCACCCCATCCCCACAGGGTCTCCCCAGGCATCTGGGAGGCTCCATTGAACCTCACACTACTGTGTGGGTCCTTTCCCACCAAAATGAGGAGTGAGGAGAAAGAGAGGTCTCTAACCTGACAAGCTGATCTCTTTTCCCTAGATGGGCAATAGTGGGAGGAAAAAGAATTTCTGATTCTGGgatcattttctctcttcttgtgAAACTCTTATCCTCTGTTCTACCCTTCTTCAGGGAATTGCATGAATGTAGCTACATAAGttcaacagaaatgaaaatgctTACACTAATACAACAGCTTAGCTGTGGCTATGAATGTCCttgcatgtgtatacacacacacacacacacacacacacacacacacattatgagtggataatcaaatagaaaaattagaaagcttGATCTCAGAGAACTAACCTGCTGAGATAGTATTAACACTTAGATATAATGgccaaaaagcaaagaaatcctTACCTCATGGTTGCTGTGAAGGAGCCTGCAGTTCTGCAGTGTTTTCAGTTTGGTGGGCTTCTCAGAGATCTGGAGGTCTGTCTGTAGATATGCTCATAAATTGGAACCCCAGGACAGGGATTTATAAGGAACAGATGATGTAATCTGCAGATGTGTCCTTGCAATTGAAGATTAGAAACTGAAAGTGGAAAGTGAAACTAAGCCTGGCAAATTCCTGCTCATAGAAACTGAAACCTCAGCCGAGGTGGAGATTCCTTCTTTGTTTCCTCCTGAGAACTGGTTGAGAGAAGGCTGGTGACAAAGATTGTCCTGAggtgtgaattcctgtctcccagCCTGGGGGACACTCTGGGTGTAAGGACGTGGGAGTTACTTTAGAGTCCCCTGAGTCAGGAGGACCTGTGAAGATGGCTGTGTGAACTTGGAGAAGTCATGCCTCCCCCTCAGCTTCCTGTTTGCCCATCTGGAAACAGGGATTGTTCAGATATGGCATAGCATTATGTAATTCTCTGAATAGGAATTTTATTCCAAGAGTACTGCCTTTCTCTGAGAGATGTGTGTGTCACTAAGTGTTCTATCCATTGCTTACCTTCTGGAGAGTGCTCACTGTCATTAAGCATCTATGTAACCTCTTGCTTATTCATAGGAAGAGAGAAGCCCTATGTGCcagcagcctcctgagccttCAAACAGAGCATATTAGGACTGAATGACGACGTGTTTCCCAATGCTGATGCTCTCTAGTCTAGCCACCTGAGGCAGTGGGATTCCCCAGAAATGGTTCTCACAGCCATGCATACGAGAACATTCTTCAGAGCTGTGTGAAGTCCTCTTGGTGTCATGAAAACTGTCCTTGCTCTGCTTTTACCTACCTGTGCAATCTTCTTAGTTTGTGAGCAGACCTCAGGAAGAATACCCCTGTGCTGAGTGTGAGATTGTGGGTACAATTTTGGTTCTTAATATTGATGTTCTACTAAGCTTTGCTTTTCCTAACTTTCTCTGGaaatttctcccttttcctgGCAGGTGTGGTGATGTCATGGCTCTCCAGTGGCTTACAGAAAGCAAACTCACCCCAGCCTCAGTTTATTAATCATGGCAAAGCCCCTTATTGGGAGGAGATGTCAGACTTGCTTCCCTGGAAAACTGAACCTGAATGTGCTGGGCTTGTCATGTATAATttggatactacataattttccTTGTGGCTATGTGATGGTTTGGAACCACCATGAGCACAGAAGACAAAAAACCTGAGGCCTTAGCCTTGACCTGTCATTCATTAGAagaagaattttattcagaaaggCTGCAGAACCCCAGAGGCCTTAATTCCCCAACCTGTCATTCCTTTGATagggaggcatttttttttctttttccttctttccaaagTTTCAACTATCTTATCTCAATGACTGGGAGGGCCGTAAGAGCTGGTGCACCTCAAGATTCAGAACATTGATATCATAAGGTCTCTAAGAAGAAACTAATTATCAACTGATCCATATCTCTCATAAggaagaaatttctttaaaaatgttgacaCTCGTTTCAGATAAGAAATACCAGGCCCAAGGCACCTCCTCAGCAACTTGGTCAAAAGCTGCCCTTTCCTTTGAGGAGTGGCTTCGTTCCCCTTGTCAATCAGTGCTGTCTCCCTTCCACTGAAGGCTCAATCCAAGCTTTCCCTCTGTAGGCTCCTAATACCGGGGCTCAGTCTCATATCTATCATTTCCCAGCCCAAAGTTCCCACCTCTGGTTAATGgtctgaaaaagaataaaaacagaggACTCTTGTTTATAAACAGAAGTGAATATCAAGCAGTcaggcagaggcagagagaatTGGAGATAAGAGATGGAAATTTCTGAAGGTTCCTTTTGCCCATGGCTTTATGCTTAAGAGTCAAGGGATAAGAACCAAgttctgtgtttttttgtttgtttatttgttttttgtttgtttttttttttttttgagattttcagGTGCGTGCTGAGTAACTGAAAGCATATTACCAGTAACTGTGCACCTGGACCATAGATATTTCTAGCTACAGAAATCCAGTCATTGGCTAGCATTTGCGCCCACATCTGCCTCTTTGCCTAACAGGGAATATCAACCTGAGATAAGGATATgagaatacagaaaaaagaaagatataatgAATCTCAAAAGCACTGAGTCTCAATGACCCCTTGGAAACAGGAAATGCCCAGGAATCTTTGAAATATACAATGAGAAACTCCTGAGCAACCCGGTCCACGTCCATGCCTCTCTACTTTGGCCCAGGTGCTAGCCTACCAAAAGTAACAGGAAATAAGAAAGCACAGGGAAAACTGGTATGAAATTGTGTAACTCC harbors:
- the LOC101970383 gene encoding antiviral innate immune response effector IFIT1; this translates as MSENTDEIQDRLWQLRCHFTWDLQFEDSEIPNLESRILEQIEFLDMKNNVGIHNLLAYVKHVKGQDEKALQSLREAEDLVQREHADQADLRSLVTWGNCAWVYHHMGRLAEAQTYLDKVEDTCKKFASPSHYRLESPEIECEEGWALLKCGEKNYERAKACFERALRVEPENPEFYAGFAITVYRLNYNNVISLGPLRKAVQLNPDNTYVKVLLALKLQDIGQETEGEHYIEEALNNTSSQTYVFRYASKFYRRKGCVDKAIQFLAKALRATPNSAFLHHQMGLCYRAKLFQIKQAKNMQDREHVDRIVRLVIFHFEFALQQKPTFALALLHLARMYVEAKDYRKAEDSYQKLLVMETDEDQVLVDAHFYYGQFQEFQKKSEVDAIRHYLKAIKTEKESHSRNQSMKSLEKLALKKLQRNAFDLEGLSLVSFVYKLKGKINEALDYYERALSLAAGSEKTVGHGP